Proteins from a genomic interval of Cryptococcus neoformans var. grubii H99 chromosome 8, complete sequence:
- a CDS encoding tRNA (uracil-O(2)-)-methyltransferase — MTAPKGFQWSGARHTSSTQSPLSSSDSRWTQLISAPCNFSLPVFISTLKTLSLHPEKLFQVVLRGDILPLHQSSTTDKLSKGVGDEIRTIIPGLELVEHIRTRLVPNQPQRHIKLDHTSSIYRFPRRPEVAPQENSDTTTENDSGLVIFTPEVNSIEQIPYYYPQANRIAFLWDPSNINGSSEKKNGAKAQISVHYLQTKSPSLMSHAPPNEHLPLAHPAPGTMFSRLNKPKRRSPLATISQESDVDHCQRLGVVDTSQLQSGGMTRRTKELEDDLYNQCQHLLEKIFKYGHAQFADSPVLHPRNVAVEPPESFEYVYLLLKDRHRHLNPGFSKTDMAKHRLIKLQAAPSDEWGIPANNITEWGQRDVAVAAYLMLLWKDMYPSRPSADDKGKGDNGKEWDTWGRPEGGFVDLGCGNGLLVHILISEGYIGKGYDLRPRPSWNLYPSKTKDALVKQSLDLPAWFPRTEDEWGLGSWVTREKCVIQDGTFIIGNHCDELTPWLPLLSIIPSPPVPYISLPCCLHTLDSIYSHPNFTPRSQSSNPFISLPAELDPTKSMYDSYIAWLGWYSSRCGWEWDIDKAGYGMAIDKGWAIIGRRRWASSEDDAKCRAWVLAEVEAVRRRGWFQIKENADDDHAK, encoded by the exons ATGACAGCCCCAAAGGGCTTTCAGTGGTCTGGTGCGAGACATACTTCTTCAACACAATCACCCTTATCAAGCTCGGACAGCCGCTGGACCCAACTCATCTCTGCGCCCTGCAATTTTTCATTGCCAGTGTTCATCTCAACGCTGAAGACGCTTTCATTGCATCCAGAGAAGCTCTTCCAGGTAGTTCTACGAGGTGATATCCTGCCATTACATCAATCTTCGACGACAGATAAGTTGTCCAAAGGCGTAGGGGATGAGATCAGAACGATAATTCCCGGTTTAGAATTGGTCGAACATATACGCACCAGGCTAGTGCCCAATCAGCCTCAGAGGCATATTAAGCTGGACCATACCAGCTCTATCTATCGCTTTCCGCGACGCCCGGAGGTCGCACCTCAAGAGAACAGCGATACTACTACGGAAAACGATTCTGGACTGGTGATATTCACTCCAGAGGTCAATTCGATAGAGCAGATCCCATATTACTATCCTCAAGCTAATCGCATAGCTTTCTTATGGGACCCCAGTAATATTAATGGCAGTTCTGAGAAGAAAAATGGAGCGAAGGCACAAATATCTGTACATTACCTCCAAACAAAATCGCCTTCTTTGATGTCACATGCACCTCCTAACGAACACCTGCCTCTCGCTCATCCGGCCCCTGGGACAATGTTCTCTAGATTGAACAAGCCTAAAAGACGGTCGCCTCTTGCTACAATCAGTCAGGAGTCTGATGTCGATCACTGTCAGAGGTTGGGCGTTGTCGATACATCGCAGCTGCAGTCGGGTGGGATGACAAGACGTACCAAAGAattggaagatgatttATACAATCAGTGCCAGCATCTTTTGGAAAAGATATTCAAATATGGCCATGCTCAATTCGCAGATTCCCCTGTTCTCCATCCCAGAAATGTG GCCGTAGAGCCTCCCGAAAGCTTCGAATACgtctatcttcttctcaaagaTCGACATCGCCACCTAAATCCCGGTTTTTCCAAGACTGACATGGCCAAACACCGTTTGATTAAACTTCAAGCGGCACCATCCGATGAGTGGGGCATACCCGCGAACAACATAACAGAATGGGGCCAGCGGGACGTAGCTGTGGCGGCATATCTGATGCTTCTTTGGAAGGATATGTATCCTTCAAGGCCATCCGCGGATGATAAAGGCAAGGGTGATAATGGGAAAGAATGGGATACTTGGGGGAGACCAGAAGGAGGTTTCGTAGACCTGGGTTGC GGTAATGGCTTATTGGTGCATATTCTCATATCAGAG GGTTATATAGGCAAGGGTTACGACTTGCGTCCACGCCCTTCATGGAATCTGTATCCATCAAAGACTAAAGACGCCCTTGTGAAGCAATCTCTTGATCTTCCCGCGTGGTTCCCTCGCACAGAAGACGAATGGGGGCTGGGATCATGGGTAACGCGGGAGAAATGTGTCATCCAGGACGGAACATTCATCATAGGTAATCATTGCGATGAGCTCACT CCATggctgcctcttctttccatcatcccatctcctcctgtGCCCTACATCTCTTTACCGTGCTGCCTCCACACACTAGATTCTATATATTCTCATCCCAACTTTACACCCCGTTCACAATCTTCCAACCCATTTATCTCCCTTCCCGCAGAGTTGGACCCAACAAAAAGCATGTATGACTCTTACATTGCCTGGCTAGGGTGGTATAGTTCAAGATGTGGATGGGAGTGGGACATAGACAAGGCTGGATATGGTATGGCTATAGACAAAGGCTGGGCTATCATCG GACGTAGGAGATGGGCGTCATCAGAGGATGATGCGAAGTGCAGAGCTTGGGTGTTGGCCGAAGTTGAAGCTGTACGCCGTCGAGGGTGGTTTCAAATCAAGGAGAATGCGGATGATGATCATGCAAAATGA
- a CDS encoding CAMK protein kinase, whose translation MLHASNLPPAPSQAPPHLNTSGLDSAASSPKQSPASLFIQRLHASRPTSYETSSNSSGGAESSSQGAAGIADLRGMGGPRGGVSFGEAASNLSPQANHGQVNTNTSVGYTPPAASRHPLFSHHAVPARPPSFSPAHSISPSFVSDPGPSSPPSPAISDLSNLSSSAFSPASAFLSHFSSSSSATRLASDAEGARVKDYTLGKLVGRGGFSTVRKATLRTSGKVLACKIVKRDDLSDMSGSLEKFEEEIKTWQNLPSHPSLLPLLDMHRTPSATFLFTPYLPGGSLLDMLKREGGSDKTARKWFPGVVAAVSAMHEGFPGFPGGLLHGDLKLDNFLVDHQGKVMVCDFYMAQMVGRQDDRTATIPPPLTAGVSRHSTLPSNFSRGSSRIPSPYRSHNSHTPHRYPNEHHLHENSHAPSPAHTQSFPSASLPYAPPELLRAPPLGPSLAQDIWAVGIVLHALLTGRLPFFDAYDPRLQMKILRGTWEEPPDLGKEWLECLKGCLDGDRERRWTIVKVKQSDAVLGWKEVQSRSKSRSRSRVRIGRGIGMGDGFMDPMRRDGASQPVPIMSSSLNPRGKKSSSVSRSRDRGHSFQGGVFPGEHSRTPFDHPHTLHLQDPPPPRSRSVSASRSRSSGHRPMFTFDAPELSRNLEQVDLNRGRSTHRGLPPGSTWNLSVPPSSSSSSSLSYARPQGTPSNQGTPVPVPAADPSYSRAVSRSRSQSVHKGGGMPAQSAPVQSSGFKGAMPMGFAENGLGTAYGRPAGVAGVAMPVPVMTPNSKSRSRSRHSQQSQASASPSVSRSRSQARESPAFSASGGGGHTGWGEPPYSPWAETTPAVTPGLGTPLTQTRWNGSQFERYEYGQGLGAVHEEDRGRDRGVRSREASMNREQRDQSRGRKGRPAYRAGESFGRR comes from the coding sequence ATGCTGCATGCGTCAAACCTTCCACCAGCCCCCTCCCAAGCACCACCGCATCTGAATACTTCTGGTCTGGACAGCGCAGCGAGTTCTCCTAAACAATCTCCCGCATCTCTTTTCATCCAGCGGCTACATGCGTCGAGACCTACAAGTTATGAAACCTCCTCCAATTCATCGGGAGGAGCCGAGAGCAGTTCGCAAGGAGCGGCAGGGATAGCAGATCTGAGGGGAATGGGAGGTCCCAGAGGAGGAGTCAGTTTTGGTGAGGCGGCGTCCAACTTGTCACCACAGGCCAATCATGGCCAGGTCAATACAAACACCTCAGTGGGATATACACCTCCTGCAGCGTCTCGTCACCCTTTATTCTCCCATCATGCTGTCCCAGCACGTCCGccttcattctctcctGCTCATTCCATATCGCCATCCTTCGTTTCTGACCCAGGTCCATCCTCCCCACCGTCGCCGGCCATATCGGATCTCTCCAATTTATCCTCCAGCGCCTTCTCCCCTGCAAGCGCATTCCTCTCTCATTTCAGCTCATCCAGCTCAGCAACACGACTGGCATCCGATGCGGAGGGCGCGAGGGTAAAAGATTACACGTTGGGCAAGCtggttggaagaggaggcttTTCAACGGTCAGAAAGGCGACTTTGCGCACCAGTGGAAAAGTTCTTGCTTGCAAGATTGTCAAGAGAGATGACCTGTCAGACATGTCGGGGTCGTTGGAAAAGTTCGAGGAGGAAATCAAGACATGGCAGAACTTGCCCTCACATccatccctccttccccttctcgACATGCATAGGACGCCGAGCGCAACTTTTTTGTTCACACCGTATCTTCCCGGCGGGTCATTGTTGGACATGCTCAAGAGAGAAGGCGGATCAGACAAGACTGCGCGAAAGTGGTTCCCTGGTGTGGTCGCAGCTGTATCCGCCATGCACGAGGGCTTCCCCGGGTTCCCGGGCGGGTTACTGCATGGTGATCTCAAGTTGGACAACTTTTTGGTGGATCATCAAGGTAAAGTCATGGTCTGCGACTTTTACATGGCACAGATGGTGGGCAGACAGGATGATAGAACAGCGACAATCCCGCCGCCGCTTACAGCAGGGGTGAGCAGACATTCGACTTTGCCGAGCAATTTTTCAAGAGGATCGTCAAGGATACCTTCTCCCTACCGTAGTCACAATTCTCACACACCACACCGTTATCCCAATGAACACCATTTACACGAGAACAGTCACGCCCCTAGTCCGGCGCATACTCAATCTTTCCCCTCTGCCTCCCTGCCATACGCCCCACCCGAGCTGTTACGTGCACCTCCTTTAGGACCTTCCCTCGCTCAGGATATATGGGCGGTAGGCATTGTCCTTCATGCTCTTTTGACGGGAAGGCTCCCGTTTTTTGATGCGTATGACCCTAGGCTTCAAATGAAGATCCTACGAGGGACGTGGGAGGAACCGCCCGACTTGGGTAAAGAATGGCTCGAGTGTCTGAAAGGATGTCTGGACGGAGACagagagaggaggtggacgaTAGTAAAAGTAAAGCAGAGTGATGCGGTTTTGGGTTGGAAAGAAGTGCAGAGTAGGAGCAAGTCAAGGAGTCGGTCAAGGGTCAGGATTGGAAGAGGTATCGGCATGGGTGATGGGTTCATGGATCCgatgagaagagatggggcCAGCCAGCCTGTGCCCATCATGTCTTCGTCGCTTAATCCAAGAGGCAAAAAGAGTTCGAGTGTATCCAGATCAAGAGACAGAGGACACAGTTTTCAAGGTGGTGTATTCCCAGGAGAACACAGTCGAACACCATTCGATCATCCTCACACTTTACATCTCCAAGATCCACCGCCCCCACGCTCTCGATCAGTCAGTGCATCGCGCTCTAGATCTTCCGGTCACCGTCCAATGTTCACATTCGATGCGCCCGAATTATCCAGAAACCTCGAACAAGTTGACCTCAATCGCGGCCGGTCCACTCACCGCGGCCTCCCTCCCGGTTCCACTTGGAACCTCTCCGTTCCGCCTAGCAGCTCcagctcatcatccttaTCATATGCTCGTCCTCAGGGTACACCCTCCAACCAAGGCACGCCAGTCCCCGTCCCTGCTGCCGATCCATCGTACTCCAGGGCTGTCTCCCGCTCAAGATCGCAGAGCGTACACAAGGGTGGAGGGATGCCGGCTCAATCGGCGCCGGTCCAGTCTTCAGGATTCAAGGGCGCGATGCCGATGGGTTTCGCGGAGAATGGCTTAGGGACGGCGTATGGTCGGCCAGCAGGAGTGGCGGGGGTTGCGATGCCGGTACCTGTGATGACGCCCAATTCCAAATCACGTTCCAGATCAAGACACTCTCAACAATCTCAAGCTAGCGCGTCACCTTCCGTTTCTCGCTCTCGCAGCCAAGCGCGCGAATCGCCCGCTTTTTCTGCCAGCGGGGGCGGTGGTCATACGGGATGGGGCGAACCACCATATAGTCCATGGGCGGAAACCACTCCGGCAGTCACACCTGGCTTGGGTACACCCCTCACTCAGACGAGATGGAATGGTTCTCAGTTTGAGAGGTATGAGTACGGTCAAGGGCTCGGTGCTGTGCATGAGGAAGATAGAGGGAGGGATAGGGGGGTCAGGAGTAGGGAGGCGAGTATGAATCGAGAACAGAGGGACCAGAgcaggggaaggaaggggaggcCTGCGTATCGGGCTGGTGAGAGCTTTGgcaggagatga
- a CDS encoding 26S protease regulatory subunit 7, which translates to MAPKADWEKYDKKVTDEKEEKIVALDESDIQILKTYGQGPYSLHLKKIENQIKDIQKRVNEKIGVRESDTGLAPANLWDIPADKQRSGRPLQVARCQTIIKAANPPSGDQPLNPQDGAGAGNPEGDRYVISIKQVAKFVVGLGDEVSPTDVEEGMRVGVDQVTYKIMLPLPPKIDPSVTMMQVEERPSITYADVGGCKEQIEKLREVVELPLLEPERFVSLGIEPPKGVLLYGPPGTGKTLCARAVANRTDSTFIRVIGSELVQKYIGEGARMVRELFEMARSKKACIIFFDEVDAIGGARFDDGAGGDNEVQRTMLELINQLDGFDPRGNIKVIMATNRPDTLDPALLRPGRLDRKVEFSLPDNEGRTHILKIHGKSMSVERDIRYDLIARLCPNATGAELKAVATEAGMFAIRARRKVATERDFLDAVEKVIRQGSKFSSTALYAQYN; encoded by the exons ATGGCCCCCAAAGC TGACTGGGAGAAAT ACGACAAGAAGGTCAcggacgagaaggaggagaagattgtcg CTCTCGATGAGTCCGATATCCAGATCCTCAAGACATAT GGCCAAGGACCTTATTCCCTTCACctcaagaagattgaaaaTCAAATCAAGGATATCCAAAAGCGCGTGAATGAGAAGATTGGTGTCCGCGAGTCCGATACCGGTTTAGCACCTGCGAACCTTTGGGATATACCCGCGGATAAGCAGAGAAGTGGAAGGCCGTTGCAGGTTGCTAGGTGTCAGACTATTATCAAGGCCG CCAACCCTCCATCAGGCGACCAGCCTTTGAATCCTCAAGATGGTGCGGGTGCCGGTAATCCGGAAGGAGATCGATATGTCATCTCTATCAAGCAGGTGGCAAAGTTTGTGGTCGGTTTGGGCGACGAGGTGTCACCTACtgatgtggaggagggtATGCGAGTGGG TGTGGACCAAGTAACCTACAAGATTATGCTCCCCTTACCCCCCAAGATCGATCCTTCAGTGACCATGATGCAAGTAGAGGAACGGCCATCAATTACTTATGCCGATGTTGGTGGATGCAAGGAACAGATTGAAAAGTTGCGAGAGGTTGTCGAGTTACCCTTATTAGAG CCTGAGCGATTTGTCAGCCTCGGTATTGAACCCCCCAAGGGTGTCCTTCTCTATGGTCCTCCCGGTACCGGTAAAACTCTTTGTGCTCGAGCCGTCGCCAACCGAACAGACTCTACCTTTATACGTGTCATCGGTTCCGAACTTGTGCAAAAATACATTGGTGAAGGTGCCCGAATGGTGCGAGAACTGTTTGAGATGGCCCGATCGAAGAAGGCGTgtatcatcttctttgatgAAGTCGACGCAATTGGTGGTGCGAGATTTGATGATGGCGCAGGTGGAGATAATGAGGTGCAGCGAACCATGTTGGAGTTGATTAACCAACTGGATGGTTTCGATCCTAGAGGTAACATCAAGGTCATCATGGCTACTAACAG ACCAGACACCCTCGATCCTGCCCTCCTCCGTCCCGGTCGTTTGGACCGAAAAGTCGAATTCTCCCTCCCCGACAACGAAGGTCGGACACACATTCTCAAAATCCACGGTAAATCAATGTCTGTCGAGCGTGATATCCGATACGACCTCATTGCCCGTCTCTGTCCCAACGCGACCGGTGCTGAACTCAAGGCTGTAGCGACAGAAGCCGGTATGTTCGCGATCAgggcgagaagaaaggTGGCGACAGAGAGAGACTTTTTGGATGCTGTTGAGAAGGTTATCAGGCAGGGCAGCAAGTTCTCCAGTACAGCGTTGTATGCGCAGTACAACTAA
- a CDS encoding UV damage endonuclease UvdE, variant, translated as MSLSLLFRQPRLPAITTKVILRRPYSPYLSGSFPTSSHIQASMPPRRSARTALQPSSTNRAPFITSPRSLEQPPPSPPSRPPKATLLAVAMAMDEDNLTPPPISDVEDDQVGKVAVNGAADRGTAKRKRSSKVVAEEAGKVKIGTVSSTNGRKRGGNKLDVKEELAIPENGKKNRRKIKVELATTAKNGEQEGKPKKKVVKKSRIAKDELQHDDEGNEIVKRKRKLREYPKKVYEIPDVERKTTTFRGRLGYACLNTVLRANKPDSIFCSRTCRIASIEEEGLELPKGLGLMNVRDLKTLIQWNEGNKIRFMRMSSEMFPFASHAKYGYSLDFADAELKDAGDLARRYGHRLTMHPGQFTQLGSPKKAVVDASIRELEYHCEIMDRMGLGPDGVMIIHMGGVYGDKESTLARFKENYTTLASDKVKARLVLENDEICYNVDDLLPVCTELDIPIIFDYHHDALNPSTDPPGELIPKIAGVWNKKGIKMKQHLSEPRPGAQSIMERRAHADRCQTLPAELPDDVDLMIEAKDKEQAVFELYRIYGLEDVIHDNLRPPDPNPSMQTKGRKSNLKKKTKETGDVDSQGEPVHLSDIEKEGDGGLGDEGFKKDGQVVEAVDDVGMEVDMKATKEKPKKRGRVKKEAAAE; from the exons ATGAGCTTATCGCTCCTTTTTCGACAACCACGACTACCTGCAATCACGACAAAAGTAATTCTTCGGAGACCATATTCGCCTTACTTGTCAGGCTCATTCCCCACATCATCTCATATTCAAGCTAGTATGCCTCCCCGAAGAAGTGCACGTACAGCTCTCCAACCCTCTTCAACAAACAGGGCGCCTTTCATCACCTCTCCCAGAAGTCTAGAGCAACCCCCTCCGTCCCCACCATCCAGACCACCAAAAGCGACTTTACTGGCGGTAGCAATGGCCATGGACGAAGATAACCTTACACCTCCTCCGATTTCCgatgttgaggatgacCAGGTCGGGAAAGTGGCGGTGAATGGCGCTGCAGACCGGGGGACGGCTAAACGTAAGAGGAGCTCAAAAGTGGtggcagaagaagcaggaaaGGTGAAAATTGGAACAGTTAGTTCAACGAAtgggagaaaaagaggcgGGAATA AACTCGATGTCAAGGAAGAATTGGCAATACCCGAGAACGGCAAGAAAAACAGACGAAAAATCAAAGTTGAGTTAGCGACCACAGCGAAAAATGGggaacaagaaggaaaaccaaagaagaaagtaGTAAAGAAATCACGAATAGCCAAAGACGAACTGCAACACGACGATGAAGGCAATGAGATCGTGAAACGTAAACGAAAGCTTAGGGAGTACCCCAAAAAGGTATACGAAATTCCTGATGTTGAGCGAAAGACGACAACATTCAGAG GGCGCCTTGGATACGCCTGTCTGAATACCGTATTACGTGCCAACAAGCCCGATAGCATATTTTGTTCAAGAACTTGTCGAATCGCCAGTatagaggaagaggggcTTGAGTTGCCTAAAGGGCTCGGGCTAATGAACGTTCGAGACCTCAAGACATTGATCCAGTGGAATGAGGGCAACAAGATTCGTTTCATGCGGATGTCTTCTGAAATGTTTCCGTTCGCATCTCACGCCAAGTACGGATACTCTCTCGATTTTGCAGATGCAGAGTTGAAGGACGCAGGAGATTTAGCAAGAAGGTATGGGCACAGATTGACTATGCATCCTGGTCAG TTTACGCAATTAGGGTCACCGAAAAAGGCTGTAGTAGATGCGTCAATTAGAGAGTTAGAATATCACTGTGAAATCATGGACAGGATGGGACTTGGGCCAGATGGTGTCATGAT TATCCATATGGGTGGTGTTTATGGGGATAAGGAAAGTACTTTGGCAAGGTTCAAAGAAAACTACACCACCCTTGCGAGCGACAAAGTGAAGGCAAGGCTTGTCCTGGAGAATGACGAA ATTTGCTACAACGTCGATGATCTTCTACCAGTTTGTACTGAGCTTGACATCCCCATCATCTTTGATTATCACCACGACGCCCTGAACCCTTCCACCGACCCTCCCGGAGAGCTTATCCCGAAGATTGCAGGGGTCTGGAACAAGAAGGGAATCAAGATGAAGCAACATCTATCAGAGCCTAGGCCGGGAGCACAGAGCATaatggagagaagggcgCATGCTGATCGATGTCAAACGCTCCCAGCGGAGTTGCCAGATGATGTTGATTTGATGATTGAAGCCAAAGACAAA GAGCAAGCAGTCTTCGAGCTGTACCGAATCTA CGGTCTGGAAGATGTCATCCATGACAATCTGCGCCCCCCTGACCCCAACCCCAGCATGCAGACCAAGGGCAGAAAGAGCAATCTCAAGAA GAAGACCAAAGAAACCGGGGATGTCGACTCTCAAGGTGAACCGGTCCATCTGTCAGATATCGAAAAGGAGGGCGATGGGGGGTTGGGCGATGAGGGCTTCAAGAAAGACGGACAGGTCGTGGAGGCGGTAGATGATGTGGGTATGGAGGTAGATATGAAAGCGACGAAGGAGAAGCccaagaagagagggagggtAAAGAAAGAAGCGGCGGCAGAGTAA